The Vicia villosa cultivar HV-30 ecotype Madison, WI linkage group LG1, Vvil1.0, whole genome shotgun sequence genome includes a region encoding these proteins:
- the LOC131612111 gene encoding transcription factor bHLH36-like, with product MAEDQKQHKISSTLVNDEKKIIRKEVEKQRRMQMSILCSSLSSSLPFHLIKGKRSVSDQIGEAANYVQFLKEKVNELEVKRDKLKEIISSRMIETANIELSADPSNMVKCVNINQIPDGVEIVICLGFEDCGSRLSDLMKIIVQEGCDVVHCVTNHVNGKIFHTIKSEVEDLTHFDLARLQNKLDHAILLSR from the exons ATGGCCGAAGATCAGAAACAGCATAAAATATCAAGTACTTTGGTCAATGATGAGAAGAAAATCATTCGTAAGGAAGTTGAGAAACAAAGGAGGATGCAAATGTCTATTCTATGCTCATCACTCAGCTCTTCACTTCCTTTTCACCTAATTAAG GGAAAGCGTTCAGTATCAGATCAAATAGGTGAGGCAGCAAATTATGTTCAATTTCTGAAGGAGAAGGTTAATGAACTTGAAGTGAAGAGGGATAAGCTCAAAGAAATTATTAGTTCAAGAATGATTGAAACTGCAAATATTGAATTATCAGCAGATCCTTCAAATATGGTGAAGTGTGTCAACATTAATCAAATTCCAGATGGGGTGGAAATTGTTATATGCCTTGGTTTCGAGGATTGCGGTTCGCGTTTATCAGATTTAATGAAAATAATAGTTCAAGAAGGATGTGATGTTGTTCACTGTGTTACCAACCATGTTAATGGGAAGATATTTCATACTATTAAATCCGAG GTGGAAGACTTGACACACTTTGATCTTGCTAGGCTGCAAAACAAACTGGATCACGCAATCTTATTGTCAAGGTAG